A single window of Nocardia sp. NBC_01327 DNA harbors:
- a CDS encoding TetR/AcrR family transcriptional regulator — protein MGTARPRRVRGEGEQLRGELVTAAIDLLLEPQALPAPSLRAIARASGVAPSAVYMHFPSQEALMYAVTEELFGRLRTALDAGEAAEGTAETRLRSLIGAYLQWSRDYPGAYQLLFERPDPAIDSGAGPGLDLLDRLAELLQVAGAAADRTLSLRIWSVLHGIASLRIHKPTAPWTSAPEDEAWAIIRALGELP, from the coding sequence ATGGGTACTGCGCGACCACGGCGGGTGCGCGGCGAAGGTGAGCAATTGCGCGGAGAGCTGGTCACGGCCGCTATCGATCTGCTGCTGGAGCCGCAGGCGCTGCCCGCGCCTTCACTGCGGGCCATTGCCCGCGCCAGTGGGGTCGCGCCGAGTGCGGTGTACATGCACTTCCCCTCGCAGGAGGCGCTCATGTACGCCGTCACCGAGGAGTTGTTCGGGCGGCTGCGCACCGCGCTCGACGCCGGTGAGGCAGCCGAGGGCACAGCCGAGACACGGCTGCGATCGCTGATCGGCGCGTATCTCCAGTGGTCCCGGGACTATCCGGGTGCGTACCAGCTGCTGTTCGAACGGCCCGATCCCGCCATCGATTCCGGCGCCGGGCCCGGCCTGGATCTGCTCGATCGGCTCGCCGAACTGCTCCAGGTCGCGGGCGCCGCCGCCGATCGCACACTGTCGCTGCGGATCTGGAGCGTCCTGCACGGCATCGCCTCGCTCCGGATCCACAAACCCACTGCCCCTTGGACATCCGCGCCCGAGGACGAGGCGTGGGCGATCATCCGGGCGCTGGGCGAGCTGCCGTGA
- a CDS encoding ABC-F family ATP-binding cassette domain-containing protein, whose product MPIGQLTLSEITKRYHDSAVLDRVSLSIRPGDKVGVVGDNGSGKSTLLRLMAGRERPDNGDVIVQSPGGMGYVAQTLDLPLTATVDDAINLALSDIRELEARLRSAELALVAPGPLGKRLAAYDDLLVRFEARGGYEIDQRVATALHGLGLPDLARDRLLGTLSGGELRRLALAATLASAPELLLLDEPTNDLDDTAVEWLEQHLRAHRGTVVAVTHDRVFLERITSVVLEVAAGRVSRHGNGYTGYLTAKAAERQRRQQEYDAWHTDLSRSQRLATSNVVRLEAIPRKLPLAVFAAGPFRTRTRGHGTMSRIRNAKKRVNRLTANPAAPPPNPLHFTTEWNQPSNSPAPQFPDGPLRFDSESNSASELLEPQVAGRAACVGDGRLRLDAEGGVAGGVSELSVAELVDVVVDGRLRLGELRIGVGDRLLVTGPNGVGKTTLLRVLAGELVADRGVVTVRGRVGHLRQEESPWAADRTVLDAFASGRLGCPDEHAEQLLALGLFRPADLGLRIGELSYGQRRRIELARLVSDPADLLLLDEPTNHLSPALVEDLEQALLGFSGAVVLVTHDRRMRAQFQGRRLEMVASQHLHCAT is encoded by the coding sequence ATGCCTATCGGCCAACTCACGCTGTCCGAAATCACCAAGCGCTACCACGATTCCGCCGTCCTGGACCGCGTCAGCCTGTCCATCCGTCCCGGCGACAAGGTCGGCGTCGTCGGTGACAACGGCTCCGGAAAATCGACGCTGCTACGCCTCATGGCCGGCCGCGAGCGTCCCGACAATGGCGACGTCATCGTCCAATCACCCGGCGGGATGGGCTATGTGGCGCAAACCCTGGACCTGCCCCTGACCGCTACCGTTGACGACGCAATCAACCTGGCGCTGAGCGATATTCGGGAGCTGGAGGCACGCCTGCGATCCGCCGAGCTGGCACTGGTCGCACCGGGCCCGCTCGGCAAACGACTCGCCGCCTACGACGATCTGCTGGTGCGATTCGAAGCACGCGGCGGCTATGAGATCGATCAGCGCGTGGCGACCGCCCTGCACGGCCTCGGCCTCCCCGATCTCGCCCGAGATCGCCTGCTGGGCACACTGTCCGGCGGCGAACTCCGGCGCCTGGCGCTCGCGGCCACCCTCGCATCCGCACCGGAACTCCTGCTGCTGGACGAGCCGACCAACGATCTCGACGACACCGCCGTCGAATGGCTGGAACAGCATCTACGCGCACATCGCGGAACGGTCGTCGCCGTCACCCACGACCGCGTATTCCTGGAACGCATCACCTCGGTGGTCCTGGAGGTGGCCGCCGGCCGCGTCTCCCGCCACGGCAACGGCTACACCGGATACCTCACCGCGAAAGCCGCCGAACGCCAACGCCGACAACAGGAATACGACGCCTGGCACACCGACTTGTCCCGCAGCCAACGCCTGGCCACCTCGAATGTAGTCCGCCTGGAAGCGATTCCCCGCAAACTCCCCCTGGCAGTATTCGCCGCAGGCCCCTTCCGCACCCGAACCCGCGGCCACGGCACCATGTCCCGCATCCGCAACGCCAAGAAACGAGTAAACCGCCTAACCGCGAATCCAGCCGCACCACCCCCGAATCCCCTGCACTTCACCACCGAATGGAACCAACCGAGTAACTCCCCGGCCCCGCAGTTCCCGGACGGTCCGCTGCGGTTCGACTCCGAAAGCAACTCGGCGAGTGAGCTGCTGGAGCCGCAAGTCGCGGGGCGTGCCGCGTGTGTCGGGGACGGTCGGCTGCGATTGGACGCGGAGGGTGGCGTAGCCGGTGGGGTGTCTGAGCTGTCGGTTGCAGAGCTTGTCGATGTTGTGGTGGATGGGCGGTTGCGCCTGGGGGAGTTGCGGATCGGTGTGGGGGATCGGCTGCTGGTTACCGGTCCCAATGGGGTTGGGAAGACGACGTTGCTGCGGGTGCTGGCGGGGGAGTTGGTGGCGGATCGGGGTGTGGTGACGGTGCGGGGACGGGTCGGGCATCTGCGGCAGGAGGAATCGCCGTGGGCGGCGGACCGGACTGTCTTGGACGCCTTCGCTTCCGGTCGCCTCGGCTGTCCTGACGAGCACGCCGAGCAGCTGCTCGCGCTCGGGCTGTTCCGCCCGGCGGATCTGGGGCTGCGGATCGGTGAGCTGTCCTACGGGCAGCGCCGCCGTATCGAATTGGCCAGGCTGGTCAGCGATCCCGCGGATCTGCTGCTGCTGGACGAGCCGACCAATCACCTGTCACCCGCCCTGGTGGAGGACCTGGAGCAGGCTTTGCTCGGATTCTCGGGTGCGGTCGTGCTGGTCACCCACGATCGCAGGATGCGGGCGCAGTTCCAGGGTCGGCGCTTGGAAATGGTTGCGTCGCAGCACCTTCACTGCGCAACCTAG
- a CDS encoding SDR family NAD(P)-dependent oxidoreductase translates to MDQWNGSTAVVTGASSGIGAEFATALARRQCNLVLVARREDRLRDLATRIEGEYGVRVQVVSADLSLPSEVDRLAQTLAASGTPVDVLVNNAGFATHGTFAEQDATRMNDEIAVNVAAVVALTRALVPGMVSRGRGAVVNIASTAAFQPIPFMAVYGATKAFVLSFTEALWGELEGSGVDALALCPGATDTEFFDVAGESASVGKRQTPAQVVATAMRALDQRRRPPSVVSGCANRWSSRLPRVLPRRATIRVTRNLVGAK, encoded by the coding sequence ATGGATCAATGGAACGGTTCCACGGCGGTAGTCACCGGTGCGAGCAGCGGAATCGGCGCGGAGTTCGCCACCGCGCTCGCCCGGCGGCAGTGCAATCTGGTGCTTGTCGCCAGGCGGGAGGATCGACTGCGTGACCTCGCCACACGCATCGAGGGCGAATACGGCGTCCGGGTACAGGTGGTCAGCGCCGACCTGTCGCTGCCCTCGGAGGTGGATCGCCTCGCACAGACCCTCGCCGCCTCGGGCACGCCAGTCGATGTGCTCGTCAACAATGCCGGTTTCGCCACCCACGGCACCTTCGCCGAGCAGGACGCCACCCGGATGAACGATGAGATCGCGGTGAATGTCGCTGCGGTAGTAGCTCTTACACGAGCCCTGGTGCCGGGCATGGTGTCGCGCGGCCGGGGAGCCGTCGTGAATATCGCCTCGACAGCGGCATTCCAGCCCATCCCGTTCATGGCCGTCTACGGTGCGACGAAGGCTTTTGTCCTCTCCTTCACCGAGGCCCTGTGGGGCGAACTCGAAGGCAGCGGAGTCGACGCCCTGGCGCTGTGCCCGGGCGCGACCGATACCGAATTCTTCGATGTGGCAGGCGAATCCGCGAGCGTGGGCAAACGTCAGACCCCCGCCCAGGTCGTCGCGACCGCCATGCGCGCACTGGATCAGCGCAGGCGTCCGCCCAGTGTGGTGTCCGGCTGCGCGAACCGCTGGTCGTCCCGGCTGCCGCGAGTACTCCCGCGCCGCGCCACCATTCGGGTGACGCGAAATCTGGTGGGGGCCAAGTAA
- a CDS encoding MFS transporter has translation MLPPQTTNPLLRAARAANSVAFALQGFFLAVVLTELPQQRDKFGLTDTLIVAAVALLSLLAGVGSITAEKIALHFSSRTALRIGLLLIAASGVGVAFSPNKIVLFVTLGVYGLAVGIVDAGTNMQAVFIQHGYGRFVLSSFYAAWSAGSITGALFVAAFEGLHVSLRLSILAAVLVVLLGALLAGPRLLGAREAEAGPAEPEPTSTVPVRIFLAFGVIVALAFAIDFAVGNWSALYLTDVLLSSSATAALALAAYQGASLVGRLTGDLWVRRFGPRAVVRGAAVVGSIGLLVVVTAPAPIAAIAGFLVAGIGLPLIVPLCFSEAGQLTSGRGLDALIARLNLFNYGGTIVGGVVVGVIADASNLRAGFAVPLVFAVVLIGCARAFHTRAGAAEVTALPVAGHVSLDG, from the coding sequence ATGCTCCCCCCGCAGACCACGAACCCGCTGCTCCGCGCGGCGCGCGCGGCGAATTCGGTGGCGTTCGCGCTGCAGGGATTCTTCCTGGCCGTCGTGCTGACCGAACTGCCGCAGCAGCGTGACAAGTTCGGCCTCACCGATACCTTGATCGTGGCGGCTGTGGCGCTTCTCTCACTGCTCGCGGGCGTCGGCAGCATCACCGCCGAGAAGATCGCACTGCACTTCTCCAGTCGGACCGCATTGCGCATCGGTCTGCTGCTCATCGCCGCCTCGGGTGTCGGAGTCGCGTTCTCCCCGAACAAGATAGTGCTGTTCGTGACGCTGGGCGTGTACGGGCTCGCGGTCGGCATCGTCGATGCGGGCACCAATATGCAGGCGGTATTCATTCAACACGGCTATGGCCGATTCGTGCTCTCCTCGTTCTATGCGGCGTGGAGCGCCGGGTCGATCACCGGTGCGCTGTTCGTGGCGGCCTTCGAGGGACTGCATGTGTCCCTGCGCCTCTCGATCCTGGCGGCCGTGCTGGTGGTGCTGCTCGGGGCGCTGCTCGCGGGACCGCGACTACTCGGCGCCCGGGAGGCCGAGGCCGGACCGGCCGAGCCGGAGCCCACCAGCACGGTGCCCGTGCGCATCTTCCTGGCCTTCGGTGTCATCGTGGCGCTCGCCTTCGCCATCGACTTCGCGGTCGGCAACTGGTCGGCTTTGTATCTCACCGATGTGCTGCTGTCCTCCTCCGCGACCGCCGCTCTGGCGCTGGCCGCCTATCAGGGGGCATCGCTGGTCGGCCGCCTCACCGGTGATCTGTGGGTGCGGCGGTTCGGACCGCGCGCGGTGGTGCGGGGTGCGGCGGTGGTCGGTTCGATCGGCCTGCTCGTCGTGGTCACCGCGCCCGCACCGATTGCCGCCATCGCCGGATTCCTGGTCGCCGGTATCGGGCTGCCGCTGATCGTGCCGCTCTGCTTCAGCGAGGCGGGGCAGCTCACCAGCGGGCGCGGCCTGGACGCGCTCATCGCCCGGCTCAACCTGTTCAATTACGGCGGCACCATCGTCGGCGGCGTGGTGGTCGGCGTGATCGCGGACGCCTCGAATCTGCGTGCCGGATTCGCGGTGCCACTGGTGTTCGCGGTGGTGCTGATCGGCTGTGCGCGGGCCTTCCACACCCGCGCGGGAGCGGCAGAGGTCACAGCGCTGCCGGTGGCCGGACATGTTTCACTGGACGGGTGA
- a CDS encoding TetR/AcrR family transcriptional regulator, with translation MTESGTATERPRRRYAPRLPPEQRRAQLLDAAFEVLTRVELHELSMEAVAQAAGVGKPVLYTVFKTRADLVEALLERERELALEQVVTTLPTDLLGADPVVAASSAVEAFVGVVLANPTRWRLILASPGSAPAEYRAALRSSRTGIFEQAEALVRMGAALDPRWATVDSGLLTNSLLTVAEMLGGLAVSEPDEYPAQRLEGFVRAIVQLLTGGRE, from the coding sequence GTGACGGAATCGGGTACGGCGACCGAACGGCCGCGACGTCGGTATGCCCCGCGCCTGCCACCCGAGCAGCGCCGGGCGCAGCTGCTCGACGCCGCCTTCGAGGTCCTGACCCGGGTGGAGCTGCACGAACTCAGCATGGAGGCGGTCGCGCAGGCGGCGGGTGTGGGAAAACCGGTGCTGTACACCGTGTTCAAGACCCGCGCCGATCTGGTCGAGGCACTGCTCGAACGCGAGCGCGAACTGGCGCTCGAGCAGGTGGTGACCACCCTGCCGACGGATCTGCTTGGCGCGGATCCGGTGGTGGCGGCCTCCTCGGCGGTCGAGGCGTTTGTCGGTGTGGTGCTTGCCAATCCGACGCGCTGGCGGCTGATCCTGGCGAGCCCCGGTAGTGCGCCGGCGGAATACCGTGCGGCACTGCGCAGTTCCCGCACCGGCATCTTCGAGCAGGCCGAGGCGCTCGTCCGCATGGGCGCGGCACTCGATCCGCGCTGGGCCACAGTCGATTCCGGCCTGCTCACCAATTCCCTGCTCACCGTCGCGGAGATGCTGGGCGGGCTCGCGGTCAGCGAGCCGGACGAATATCCCGCGCAGCGACTGGAAGGGTTCGTCCGCGCCATCGTCCAGCTGCTGACCGGCGGCCGAGAATAA
- a CDS encoding SRPBCC family protein: MYALRPSYLGDIPAMRHHLHSERLVSASAERTFAVLAAGEGQRDWAEGYRATTWYGTAPHDAATVRDIHLRWITVRERFLAWEPGVRFAFSTDAMSIPLAHRMIEDITFDPVGADECRLIWQVHLDPAAALRPFESRLVRTVFQPMFESFAAGLARYACANPA, translated from the coding sequence ATGTACGCCCTACGCCCCAGCTACCTCGGCGATATCCCGGCAATGCGGCACCACCTGCACAGTGAACGCCTGGTCTCGGCATCGGCGGAGCGCACCTTCGCGGTCCTGGCCGCCGGTGAGGGCCAGCGGGATTGGGCGGAGGGCTACCGGGCCACCACCTGGTACGGCACGGCTCCGCACGATGCCGCCACGGTGCGCGACATCCACCTGCGCTGGATCACCGTCCGCGAGCGCTTCCTGGCGTGGGAGCCAGGTGTCAGATTCGCGTTCTCCACCGATGCCATGTCGATTCCCCTGGCGCACAGGATGATCGAGGACATCACCTTCGACCCGGTGGGTGCCGATGAGTGCCGGCTGATCTGGCAGGTCCACCTGGACCCCGCCGCGGCCCTGCGGCCCTTCGAATCCCGCCTGGTGCGAACGGTTTTCCAGCCGATGTTCGAATCCTTCGCCGCCGGTCTCGCCCGCTACGCGTGCGCCAACCCCGCCTGA
- a CDS encoding GNAT family N-acetyltransferase — protein sequence MSNSPVTVERAVPADAGALGEVAAVTFPLACPPESTPADIAAFIDDVLSPARFGEYLTDLDRTVLKAVSDAQIVGYSLLHAAEPADPDVAALIDLRPVTEISKMYVLPGHHGNGVSGALMGSALDEAREAGRAGVWLGVNQQNARAQRFYRKHGFEIAGTKTFTVGSQLHHDYVMQRTV from the coding sequence GTGAGCAACTCCCCAGTCACCGTCGAGCGGGCGGTACCCGCGGATGCGGGGGCGCTGGGTGAAGTCGCGGCCGTCACCTTTCCGCTGGCCTGTCCGCCGGAATCCACGCCCGCCGATATCGCCGCTTTCATCGACGATGTGCTCTCCCCCGCGCGATTCGGCGAATACCTCACCGACCTGGATCGCACCGTGCTCAAGGCGGTTTCGGATGCGCAGATCGTCGGCTACTCCCTGCTCCACGCGGCCGAGCCCGCCGATCCGGATGTTGCCGCCCTGATCGATCTGCGGCCCGTCACCGAGATCAGCAAGATGTACGTGCTGCCCGGGCACCACGGCAATGGAGTCTCGGGGGCGCTCATGGGTTCCGCGCTCGATGAGGCCCGCGAGGCCGGGCGCGCGGGCGTATGGCTGGGTGTGAATCAGCAGAATGCGCGGGCCCAGCGCTTCTACCGCAAACACGGATTCGAAATCGCGGGCACCAAGACCTTCACCGTCGGCTCCCAGCTGCACCACGATTACGTCATGCAGCGGACGGTCTGA